CCCCCCATAGTTCAATAATTTCTCTAAGGTTAAAACCGCATATTGACCTTCCTGTACTTGAATGAGTTCAATGAGTTTTTTAAGTTTTTTAATACTTTCTTGCCTTTGTTTTTCTTGATATTGTGATAGATGTTTTTTGCTCAAACTAATTTATCATCTCCATTTGAAATATCGCCATTCATGATTTTATTTACAAGTTCATTTTCATATTTATCAATGCCATTTTCACAAATCTTAATGATGCGTTCCAACAACACCGCATTTCGAGCAGCATTCTCAAACGAAGCAGCCATGTTCGGATGCTTGGCATACCTCTCCATGCGTTCATGCCAATAATCAAGTTCTTGATTGTATTGATTAAGGTATTCAGCTTTGGGAATAAACCAATCACATGCATAGCAATCAAAATGGTATGCTGTTCCTTGCGGTTGACATTTTTCAATTTGACCGCAAATGCCAATCCCCTTACTACCGCCAACTTCCCATGTTAAATAGGCATTCGGGTTTATTCGTTTGATGGCTGATAACCCATTTTCATCTAAATTAAAATACTTCCCCTTCATGGCAACGGCGGCTTGTTTTTCAGCAACTCGATTGTCCGTTAATAATTTCTTAATGGCATCTTTTATCGGATGCTTGTAGGACGCTAACATGGTCATATTTTTATGTTTGGACAGTTCGGAAACTTGTTCATCAGAGTAACCGCCGATGTAAATACGGTCGCTGATTGCGTTGTGGCGAAATTGATGGGATGTAATTACGGCGATATTTCCTTTTTTATCTTTGATTTGAAATAGGTGTGCCAGTTCCTCCAAATTTCTGTTGAATTTATCGAGTGTTAATCTTGAAAACCGATTTTCATGCTGTTTGTACACTTTCTTCATAACTTTACCGTTTTCTTTATCAAATCCATACCATTCAGATAGGAACAAAAACTTTTTATCTTCTTCTAAAATATCGTCATACTCCTGAATTCGGTTTTCTGTTTGTTTTTCTAATCGCTGAATAAGTTCAATGAGATAAGCGCCATGTCCAACGTTTAAAATAGGAATGGCTTTAATTTCTGCAACCAAAAAACCACCATTTTGCTTCCAAGTCGGCACGAACAAGACATAGTAGCTATAACTCGTTTTCAAGGCATGGATGGGACAACTTAAAATTTCAGTTCCTCGGTTTGGAAAAGAACGTAATAGCCAATAGGCGGTTCTTAGTTCCAGTGGAATATCCATGGCTTCATCCTTCATAATGGCATCAAATTTTCTTGCCACTTCATCAGGTATATACTTATGGTTGTTATTGATATGGAGATTTCGAAACGGATTTTTTCTCTTAGTCGGTATTTGTTCGGGGATTCCAGGGAATCCACGCATCGTTTTAAAAAAACTGTTAAGGGAGTTATAATATCTGGCTCTCGATTTTTGTGGTACGTTTTCTTTTATAAACTCTTCGTAATTAAAAAGTATTTGTTTGTTTACATCTTTTAGTTTTAGATGCGAATAGAAATCTTCTAAATAACGTATGAAGAATACTGTTTGATTCACATCAACGTTAATTGGTGCAATTTGTTTATTGGATAGCAAGGCGTAATACTTCAATAACTTCTTATAAGATTCTCTGACAGGCAGGTTAAAGTAAATCTTATAAGGAGACTTATTCCGAGCATCTTTATGTTTGTGATTGCAATACCACACTTCATCGTCAAAATGAAAATCTCCGTACTGTATTGTTTTTTTGTGGAGTTGTTCTATTAAATCATCTGTGAATGTCGTTTGATCTCTGTTAAATAACCAATTCTTTTGGTCGGTCAATTTGAATCCCCACTTCCATAGCTTTCTTTTCTGTTTGCTTTATCTTATTTTCGTAGATTTTCAACTCATTTTTTGCATGCTGAAACACACGATAATTTTCATAATCGTGAATATTCAGTGATTTGTACTTACTCTCCAACTCATCTACAACATACTTCTGTTCCAAATATAGTTGATACCACTTAGGTAAGTGTTGGGGTCCCGTAATAAGAAAATTGCATCCAGAACATTTGTTTTTTACGCAGGGACCAAAGGCAATGTGTTTATAACAGAGTCCATGTCCTTCAGGTGTTTCGCGGCTACCTTCCCTTAATTCTTGAACCAACGCTACCTTTTCTTCGGCAGTGTATGGAGACATGATTTCTTGATTTGTGACATCTCCAAACATTTTTTCAAAAAACGATGCTTCTTTCTCAGCCATCTGTGGCTTGGCTATTTCCTTATAATGTTTTTCAGTTGTTTTAGTGCTGAGATGATTAATAAAATCAGCAACTTCTTGTAGGGTTGCGCCGTTCGTGAATAAGTTTACAATGACCGTTTTACGGCACATATGATGCGTGTAATGAAACAGCTTTCCCATTTCGTCTTTAATTTTATGTTTCTTAATGAGTTTATTAATCCAAATGGACATGCTTCGTTGAGAATGCAATGTGACTTTATCCATATGCTCAGACAAAAAAATCACTTTGGAATTGATGCGTGTGCGTAAAGCCTCACTCGCCTGCTTTTGGATGTTGAATGCCTCAATTAGTTTTTCGTGTGCAGGAATTTCGTGAAAAGGGTCTTCACTATGCTTTGGTTTTTTCAACGAAATATATTTAAATACCATTTCATTTTCATATTCATATAAGTAATCTACTTCAACTGATAATGCCTCTTTTATTCGCATGCCAGAATACATCATCATCGCCCAAATGTTTTGAACATGACTTGGCAATTCTTGAATATGCTTTGTTATTTGTTCAACTACAATCTCAGGAATATACTCAGTTTTGTTTACAAATGAATCTATATTGCTAAAACCGAATCTCTTAAAGGGATTCTCTATATGTTCCAATGATTTTGATTCCAAAATCCATTCGTATAACAATTTGATTTCTGTATAAAATCCTTTCATTGTAGATAACTCATATTTCCGATTCCCATGTTCATCTTTAATTTGTTGCAAACCATCTCTAATGTGATGAGCATGAGCTGGATTAAGCTCAAGGACAGTTTGAATTTTGTAATGTGCATCTAATAACTCAAAACAGGTTTTGATACTATTCAACCGTTGTTGCGTATTCGATACGGATTCGTTTCGTTCGAATATATTTTCTATATAGGACTTCACTTCATTCTTTACATTTCCATTAAAATTTATAAAATCAAAACGATAACGGCGAATGACCTGCAACTCTGTATAATACAATTCCCATACATCGTCTTTAAACTTATATTACCAATGACGTACTTTATCAATCTTGGCAAGATAATAATCAGTTCGGACACGTTTGAACACATTGTCCATCTCTTCAATTTTCTGCAAGACGGAACCAGAAAAATAGTATTCTTTGACCCCATATAAGCAATAGTTATACAAGATTAGCCAACTGATTTCTATCTTTGTTGATTCTTTTTCAAGAAGTTCGCAACAAAAACGGATATAGCGTTCAAAAGCTGCCAAATCGTTCATACAGGCAAGATACACTTGATAGCCACTAATTTTAGGCTGCATCACTGTTGCATATGTCCAAACGGTATGGTTATCCAGTTTTTTAATCGCATTGAGTAATATATGCATACACTCGTCTATAAAACGTTCTACGACATCAATAACAAACTGAAAATATGGAGTCTTTGAGGTATAGTTGGTTCCAAGTTTATTAAAAACATCTTTTGTAGCAAACGGACGATTCTCTTTAAAAAATTGATGACATATGGAACGTAAGAATTGTTCAAACTCAAATGGAAATAAGCCTGCAACCTTATACAATGTCGATTCTTTTCTTTCCTCACGAAGTCGGTGAAATTGTTCGATGTCGCAGTTCTTTAAACATTCTACAACACTAGTGACATATAATTTTATGGAATCAATTTCTGCTACTTTAACTTGTAAGGTTATCTCTTTTTCGTTTATAAGAAAGATGTTTCCGCTGCCTGGCGTGATTTGCTTTAACACAACATCAATCACTGGTCATCCTCTTTCTCTTTGATTTGAGATGGCGCTAATTTCCGCAAAGTTTCTCTCCGCGTTTTTGTGGCTGTTTTTTTCTGATAAAATTTCCGAAGCGTATCAGGCTTGTGACCCAAGTAATCAGCAATGATGTTAATATCTATTCCTTTCTCAAAACTCTTCTCGACCAAGATTTCCGCTCTTGTACTTCGTCCACTATGCGTTCTAATTTTAGAAGGATTCATTCCTAATTTTTTAGCTGTTCTTTTCAGAATACTCAGAAAATTACGCCTAGTTACAGGTCTACCCCGATACTTTCCCTTGTTATTCAGAAATAGAAATGGACTCACATAGATGTCAGCAGATTCTCTTTCTCCAGCAATGTAATTTTCAATATCAGTCATAAGAGGTTGTGCAATGATTGGAATATCATCAAGGATAGGCACGTCACGATTACTTGTTTTAGCGTATGCTTCATTATCTGAATTGAGTTGATATACAACTTTTATCTCATTTTCAAAACGGTTGATATCGGTTAAGTGAAGCCCCAAAATCTCGCCAATTCTGAGACCACACTCCACACTTATCCGAAAGATTATTCGGTCTTTATGACTCGGTAAATGGTCAACTAAACTTTGAATTTCATCGATAGTATACCATTTGATATGCTCTTGCTTTTTTTTGAATCTGAACTTTTTAAAAAGTGCGTTATCCCTTGAATTGTTAAAGTTATAGATTTGACCATACAAAAACTTTTTGTTTACATAGTGATTTCCTTTACGATCCTTTTTATGCCCATACCATATCAGAGATTGTTCGATGGCTCCTCCATCTTCCAACCAATCATAAAAGTTTTTTAAAACTGAGATATGATTTCTCACTGTGTCAATGGTTTTCCCACCGCTGATTGCAACAACTTCGCCGCTATACCCCAATAGGTAGTGAACATATCCTTCAAGCGTTGCTTTATCTGTAACGTCCCGATAATGCATTTTTATGATTTTTAGATATTCTAAAAAGCTTACAATGACATATGCATAACGTTGTCCAGTTAGAGGGCTATTGGTACTTACAAACTGAATCCATCTGTTGATTTCTGCTATTGGTACTTCATCTTCTGTTATTGAGTATCTGGATATTGTTGTTCCATCATCTTGCGTAAATAAAGATTTTTTTACTTTTAAACTCAATCTTTCCATCACCCTTCTGTCGGATTCTCAGATGCGCATCTGCTCGTAGTTATTATAACAACCAAAAGTCGAAATGCGCATAAAATGTAAATACATGTCATTTCTCCACTTCCAGCCTCTAATTTATTATCACTATGTTTCGCTTACAAATGCACTATAATGTAGGATTTAGAATTCGTAAAGAGGAGGTAATGGAGTTAAACGGTTGAAGTAATATTTCGACAAATTCCCTCCTAATTTGAGAAATGAGTATAATAATTTTATTATTTATTCCGATTCTGTTGCTACACATAGGTTTGAGATTTGCTTATGAGTTTATTGTCTTTACTCAGTTTAATTAACTACAAAGTCATTACCACTTCTCAAGTAAATGTTTCCAGTTAGCACAAATCCTTTAAAAAGATAAAAAGACCATGGAATAAATTCCCTGGTCTTAGTGTTTCTTATCCACAATAGAGGTTAAATATCCTTCAAAAACTATCCTCTCGCCCCTTCGGTTGAGCTACGTCCTCCTCCATTAATTCATCAAACCTCCTCATCATTTATCTTATCTATGCGTGTACTTTGTTTTAATAAGGTCTACGCTAATAAAAAACCGTTTATATCAAGGTTTAAGATACGTGGTTCACTCCTAAAATACGTGTACTAATAATACACAGAACTATCAAATTATAACCTATATATTCCCAAAGTAAACGACAATTTTTCTCAAATCCTGCGTTTATTTCAATCTATTTCCTATTCCCTTTAGTTCGTCTAACAATTCCTTATACAAGCTTTCCTTTGGCTGTAGCTTTGTAGCAGCTTCAACTTTAGTTCTAGCATTTTTATAATCCTCTTTATTTTGTGATATATTGCCTTGTAAAACAAACAATTTTGCATTTTCATATTGAATAGTATGCGACCAAGGAATCATGCCGGATGCAATTCTAAAATGTGGCTCTGCCATTTCTAGTTGTCCACTGTCCCTTAGTTGAGTTGCCACTTGTTTTTGCTTATATCCAATTGCGGACCAGCCCAAAAACAGAGTAATACAAACACTGCAAACAACTAGTGAATATGACACTTTTTTAGAATTAATTGTAAATACTACAGGTAAATAGGTTAGTGAATCTGACATAAACAAGAGAAGAATTCCCCCCATTATCGGGAAGGTTAGATCAAAATCAAATCCACTATGCAGTATAACCACAATAACCACGAGTATTGATGCCTTCCCCCAATAAGCTTCAGCTTTGTTTCCTTTCTTAATTTGAATCTTAACCCCCACAATAAACAAACCTACTAGAATTCCAATTAAGAGAAGTCCGTAAATCCCTATATCCAATGCGGTCTGCAAAAAGTGGTTATGTATATACTTCACAAAATAGGGCTGGGATTGATAGTCTTGTTGAAGAAGATTCCAGCCACCACCGCCTGTTCCCTTCCACCAGTAGTCTTTTAGCATTTGTAAGCCATCTTTCCAATAAACCAATCTTATTTTAAACTCACTGGTTTCCGGCTGTATTGTCTGAACACGTCCCTTAAAGAACAGAAGATCCCCTTTGTAGAAGGCAGCCAATAACCACCCTGCAATATGTGTGACTATAAAGCCGACTGCCACTTTTTTGCGTCTCATCTCTGAAAAGATAAAAAATAAAATAATCATAGTTGCAAACCATAGCACCCATACTGACCTAGACAGCGTAAGTAACAGCCCTGTAACGAGAATAGTAGATACAACTAATTCACGTACTCTTCCATTTTGAGCATAATGAAGCAATGCAACAATAAGTGCTACAAGAAGGATAATCGCCAATGTATTTGCATACTCCAACGTTGATTCAAGCCGCCCATTACGTTCCATTTGAAACAAAACTCCTACTACAGCAACTATTGAAGTGATACGAGTTAG
This portion of the Cohnella abietis genome encodes:
- a CDS encoding site-specific integrase; protein product: MTDQKNWLFNRDQTTFTDDLIEQLHKKTIQYGDFHFDDEVWYCNHKHKDARNKSPYKIYFNLPVRESYKKLLKYYALLSNKQIAPINVDVNQTVFFIRYLEDFYSHLKLKDVNKQILFNYEEFIKENVPQKSRARYYNSLNSFFKTMRGFPGIPEQIPTKRKNPFRNLHINNNHKYIPDEVARKFDAIMKDEAMDIPLELRTAYWLLRSFPNRGTEILSCPIHALKTSYSYYVLFVPTWKQNGGFLVAEIKAIPILNVGHGAYLIELIQRLEKQTENRIQEYDDILEEDKKFLFLSEWYGFDKENGKVMKKVYKQHENRFSRLTLDKFNRNLEELAHLFQIKDKKGNIAVITSHQFRHNAISDRIYIGGYSDEQVSELSKHKNMTMLASYKHPIKDAIKKLLTDNRVAEKQAAVAMKGKYFNLDENGLSAIKRINPNAYLTWEVGGSKGIGICGQIEKCQPQGTAYHFDCYACDWFIPKAEYLNQYNQELDYWHERMERYAKHPNMAASFENAARNAVLLERIIKICENGIDKYENELVNKIMNGDISNGDDKLV
- a CDS encoding site-specific integrase; its protein translation is MYYTELQVIRRYRFDFINFNGNVKNEVKSYIENIFERNESVSNTQQRLNSIKTCFELLDAHYKIQTVLELNPAHAHHIRDGLQQIKDEHGNRKYELSTMKGFYTEIKLLYEWILESKSLEHIENPFKRFGFSNIDSFVNKTEYIPEIVVEQITKHIQELPSHVQNIWAMMMYSGMRIKEALSVEVDYLYEYENEMVFKYISLKKPKHSEDPFHEIPAHEKLIEAFNIQKQASEALRTRINSKVIFLSEHMDKVTLHSQRSMSIWINKLIKKHKIKDEMGKLFHYTHHMCRKTVIVNLFTNGATLQEVADFINHLSTKTTEKHYKEIAKPQMAEKEASFFEKMFGDVTNQEIMSPYTAEEKVALVQELREGSRETPEGHGLCYKHIAFGPCVKNKCSGCNFLITGPQHLPKWYQLYLEQKYVVDELESKYKSLNIHDYENYRVFQHAKNELKIYENKIKQTEKKAMEVGIQIDRPKELVI
- a CDS encoding tyrosine-type recombinase/integrase, which codes for MSLKVKKSLFTQDDGTTISRYSITEDEVPIAEINRWIQFVSTNSPLTGQRYAYVIVSFLEYLKIIKMHYRDVTDKATLEGYVHYLLGYSGEVVAISGGKTIDTVRNHISVLKNFYDWLEDGGAIEQSLIWYGHKKDRKGNHYVNKKFLYGQIYNFNNSRDNALFKKFRFKKKQEHIKWYTIDEIQSLVDHLPSHKDRIIFRISVECGLRIGEILGLHLTDINRFENEIKVVYQLNSDNEAYAKTSNRDVPILDDIPIIAQPLMTDIENYIAGERESADIYVSPFLFLNNKGKYRGRPVTRRNFLSILKRTAKKLGMNPSKIRTHSGRSTRAEILVEKSFEKGIDINIIADYLGHKPDTLRKFYQKKTATKTRRETLRKLAPSQIKEKEDDQ
- a CDS encoding O-antigen ligase family protein, which produces MERNGRLESTLEYANTLAIILLVALIVALLHYAQNGRVRELVVSTILVTGLLLTLSRSVWVLWFATMIILFFIFSEMRRKKVAVGFIVTHIAGWLLAAFYKGDLLFFKGRVQTIQPETSEFKIRLVYWKDGLQMLKDYWWKGTGGGGWNLLQQDYQSQPYFVKYIHNHFLQTALDIGIYGLLLIGILVGLFIVGVKIQIKKGNKAEAYWGKASILVVIVVILHSGFDFDLTFPIMGGILLLFMSDSLTYLPVVFTINSKKVSYSLVVCSVCITLFLGWSAIGYKQKQVATQLRDSGQLEMAEPHFRIASGMIPWSHTIQYENAKLFVLQGNISQNKEDYKNARTKVEAATKLQPKESLYKELLDELKGIGNRLK